A window of Spirochaeta isovalerica contains these coding sequences:
- a CDS encoding antibiotic biosynthesis monooxygenase, with amino-acid sequence MVVYCVNVFVKQENIQAFIEATEVNHRETRKEPGNLRFDVIQHDEDKSRFMLYEVYKSPEAVAAHKETDHYLSWRNTVAPFMAKDREGVRFSPLFPEEEKEW; translated from the coding sequence ATGGTTGTTTATTGCGTAAACGTATTTGTAAAACAGGAGAATATCCAAGCTTTTATAGAGGCGACCGAAGTGAACCACAGAGAAACCCGCAAAGAACCGGGAAATCTCAGATTCGATGTCATTCAGCATGACGAGGATAAATCCCGGTTTATGCTCTATGAAGTCTACAAATCCCCCGAAGCTGTAGCTGCCCATAAGGAAACGGATCACTATCTCTCATGGCGAAATACTGTTGCTCCCTTTATGGCAAAGGACCGCGAAGGAGTGCGCTTCAGTCCGCTTTTTCCTGAAGAGGAAAAGGAATGGTAG
- a CDS encoding iron-containing alcohol dehydrogenase: MVDSFSISGGGQLVFGPGRLAELKSFTDTGSAVLICGNSFLKSSRSDSLRAEAAFTFAVSGEPDPDLIDSITEKIKGEARSVIAVGGGSALDTGKAVAAMCCSGGSVEEYLEGVGTKKPEGKTLPLIAVPTTAGTGSEATKNAVIARKGEKGYKKSLRHENYIPSVALIDPELYITCPAPVMASCGMDAFSQLLESYISTKSNIYTDTLAWRGLTLFLDSFMDLFECDEIDIGKMGHIAFAAYLSGITLANAGLGTVHGIAGPLGGFFEIPHGTACGTLMPETMRRTAERLTASGERAGFDTLEKMDRLGRYAGGSDRNRLLEILDYWQDKLDIPRLSSFGIHEDDMGRIVSASGNKNNPYLFSDDELTDLIKARL, translated from the coding sequence ATGGTAGACAGTTTCTCTATTTCCGGCGGAGGACAACTGGTTTTCGGCCCCGGCCGGTTAGCGGAACTGAAGAGCTTTACCGATACGGGCTCGGCCGTGCTCATCTGCGGCAATTCATTTTTGAAGAGCAGCCGATCCGATTCCCTAAGAGCCGAAGCGGCATTTACCTTTGCGGTAAGCGGAGAACCGGATCCCGATCTGATCGATTCCATAACGGAAAAAATCAAAGGGGAAGCGAGATCAGTCATCGCCGTAGGAGGGGGAAGCGCCCTCGATACGGGGAAAGCTGTCGCAGCCATGTGCTGCTCCGGAGGTTCCGTTGAAGAATACCTCGAAGGAGTGGGAACGAAAAAGCCCGAAGGGAAAACCCTTCCTCTTATTGCCGTTCCCACGACGGCCGGAACCGGCAGCGAAGCGACGAAAAATGCCGTAATCGCCCGCAAGGGAGAAAAGGGATATAAAAAATCCCTACGCCATGAAAACTATATACCTTCCGTAGCACTCATCGATCCGGAACTTTATATCACCTGCCCTGCCCCGGTAATGGCATCTTGCGGCATGGACGCCTTCAGCCAGTTACTGGAATCCTATATTTCGACAAAATCGAATATCTATACAGATACACTGGCCTGGAGGGGACTGACTCTCTTTCTCGATAGTTTTATGGATCTTTTTGAATGCGATGAAATAGATATTGGGAAAATGGGTCATATCGCTTTCGCCGCTTATCTTTCAGGTATAACTCTGGCTAACGCCGGCCTGGGAACAGTTCATGGTATAGCCGGCCCTCTTGGAGGCTTTTTTGAGATTCCCCACGGAACAGCCTGCGGAACCCTGATGCCGGAGACAATGAGGCGGACTGCAGAGCGACTGACCGCTTCAGGAGAGAGAGCGGGTTTCGATACGCTGGAGAAAATGGACCGGCTGGGCCGGTATGCCGGAGGTTCAGACCGGAACAGGCTTCTGGAGATTCTCGATTACTGGCAGGATAAGCTCGATATCCCCCGATTATCTTCTTTCGGAATTCACGAGGATGATATGGGGCGAATCGTTTCTGCATCTGGGAATAAAAACAATCCTTACCTATTCTCGGACGATGAGTTAACAGATCTGATAAAAGCCCGGCTATAA
- a CDS encoding 2-hydroxyacid dehydrogenase, whose protein sequence is MKILFFTHLTEEFPALIDELKEKWKEHSFICARSKDEYLEHALDSHILVYGNPSDDIIKRAAELKLIIVPYAGVGQLNFPLIRSRMISVANSHGNGAVVAERALGLAMACCGRIVEFHNDMKEGNWHRTGDQSRPFDYWYSIAGKKISILGTGSIGKSLSRLLKGFDCSVLGFRKNSGELTDYFDAITTDLDEALRFGDLVFLALPSTKETENIISRDKISLLEGKFVINVGRGSLIEEEPFFDALKSGTVKGAGIDAWYEYPSKENPAVTGSAFPFHELPNVVISPHAASHAPEGKLGQLTGACQVLETYLHNGTVINSITGDY, encoded by the coding sequence ATGAAAATCCTCTTTTTTACCCATTTGACCGAAGAATTCCCCGCCCTGATTGATGAATTGAAAGAAAAATGGAAAGAGCATTCTTTCATCTGTGCCCGTTCGAAAGATGAGTATCTGGAACATGCGCTGGATTCGCATATTCTGGTTTATGGAAATCCCTCTGATGATATTATCAAAAGAGCTGCGGAACTCAAACTGATTATCGTACCCTACGCCGGTGTCGGACAGCTTAACTTTCCCCTGATCCGCAGTCGAATGATTTCTGTCGCGAACAGCCATGGAAACGGGGCGGTAGTCGCAGAGCGGGCATTGGGACTGGCTATGGCCTGTTGCGGTAGAATTGTTGAATTTCACAATGATATGAAAGAAGGCAACTGGCATAGAACGGGAGACCAGAGCAGGCCTTTCGATTACTGGTATTCCATTGCGGGAAAGAAGATCTCCATTCTCGGTACTGGATCTATCGGGAAAAGCCTGTCCCGGCTTCTGAAAGGGTTTGATTGTTCTGTTCTGGGGTTCAGAAAAAATTCCGGGGAACTGACGGATTATTTTGATGCCATTACCACCGACCTCGATGAGGCCCTGCGTTTCGGAGACCTCGTTTTCCTGGCACTTCCTTCGACAAAGGAAACAGAGAACATCATCAGCCGTGATAAAATATCCCTTCTGGAGGGGAAATTTGTCATAAACGTCGGACGGGGATCTCTTATTGAAGAGGAACCTTTTTTTGATGCCCTGAAAAGCGGAACAGTAAAGGGTGCCGGAATCGATGCCTGGTATGAGTACCCCTCGAAAGAAAATCCGGCTGTCACGGGATCGGCGTTTCCCTTCCATGAACTGCCCAATGTCGTCATATCGCCTCATGCGGCCAGCCATGCTCCCGAAGGAAAACTGGGGCAATTGACCGGCGCCTGCCAAGTGCTCGAGACCTATCTTCATAACGGTACTGTTATTAACAGCATTACCGGAGATTACTGA
- a CDS encoding sensor domain-containing protein produces the protein MEKQNKPAQLENRMGSLETKLDYLSTLINQYKALNLNPEDVVKTALEDKDLSLLLGREDINFLTGSPEEMKFRNLTEQLGDTFLEVKEDGNLSFCNSRIEALTGFSCDDMMERSLYHIIKPEYKAVFSYHFSGTDPLGDHIVFQIIHKSGSFITLEGQIGFYKRDNQRVMGMIIHSLSPEKELQNRLQKLEDNYDALSETVNEVIIRIDEDFNIIYSNSAMKDIFGYGSDEILGKNLSILFPPEILKRYHDDLRKYFYIDSRDREKMGMTNSLEILGRHKTRGISPMEISFGNTKNFEERTLTCIIRDITQRKNAERTLHKLAYYDQLTGLGNRDLFFQDMQEHFDNIQLEFNLSCLMFLDLDGFKNINDTLGHDTGDMLLKEAAKRLHDCLRESDSVYRLGGDEFLVLIRKIREVKDASKVAGNILNTIRMPFYLKRGDKSIPAVNVGVSIGIVFISEGEKDVNELTKKADLAMYGSKNAGKNRYTFYSEEMVQKINERWELEQGLKKAMAGNELEVHYQPIVGSSGNIRGLEALLRWYHPVMGLIPPDKFIPIAEETDLIVPIGTWVLEKSCQDITEWNNNGYENLYVTVNFSTKQFEQPDIIDTITHVIERTGCNPSNLKIELTETGIMQAPDETIKKMNLLKSEIPEIEILIDDFGTGYSSLSYLANLPTDILKIDLSFVSKLHDPNNRKVVNSIINLAESLEMDYVTEGIESEVELAFFQDKKCERMQGYYFSHPVSKDEIVKLLKASSLPLKE, from the coding sequence ATGGAGAAGCAAAACAAGCCTGCCCAGCTGGAAAACAGAATGGGTTCTCTTGAAACCAAACTTGATTACCTCTCAACTCTTATCAATCAGTACAAGGCTTTGAATTTGAACCCCGAGGATGTGGTCAAAACGGCTTTGGAGGATAAGGATCTCAGCCTGCTTCTCGGCAGAGAGGATATCAATTTCCTGACAGGCAGTCCCGAGGAAATGAAATTCCGCAATCTTACGGAACAGTTGGGCGATACCTTTCTGGAAGTGAAAGAGGACGGGAACCTGAGCTTCTGTAACAGTAGAATTGAAGCGCTGACGGGCTTCAGTTGTGATGACATGATGGAGAGGTCTCTCTACCATATTATCAAGCCGGAATACAAAGCCGTTTTTTCCTACCATTTTTCCGGCACCGATCCTCTGGGCGATCATATTGTATTTCAGATCATACACAAATCAGGCAGCTTCATTACCCTGGAAGGGCAGATCGGTTTCTACAAGCGGGACAATCAACGTGTCATGGGAATGATTATCCACAGCCTTTCGCCGGAAAAGGAACTGCAGAACAGATTGCAGAAACTGGAAGACAACTACGACGCTCTTTCAGAGACCGTGAATGAAGTCATAATCCGGATCGATGAGGATTTTAATATCATCTATTCCAATTCGGCGATGAAAGACATCTTCGGTTACGGCTCCGATGAGATCCTCGGGAAGAACCTGTCAATTCTCTTTCCACCGGAAATACTGAAACGTTATCACGATGATCTTCGGAAGTATTTCTATATAGACAGCCGGGACAGGGAAAAAATGGGCATGACCAATTCTCTCGAAATACTGGGCCGCCATAAAACGAGGGGCATCTCTCCCATGGAGATTTCATTCGGCAATACTAAGAACTTCGAGGAAAGAACCCTGACCTGTATCATCCGGGATATTACTCAGCGCAAGAATGCGGAAAGGACACTTCATAAACTGGCTTATTATGACCAGCTGACAGGTCTTGGGAACAGGGATCTGTTCTTTCAGGATATGCAGGAGCACTTTGATAATATTCAATTGGAATTCAACCTCAGCTGCCTTATGTTCCTGGATCTGGACGGATTTAAAAACATCAACGATACCCTGGGGCACGATACAGGCGACATGCTACTGAAAGAAGCGGCGAAAAGGCTCCACGACTGCCTGAGGGAAAGCGATTCGGTTTATCGTCTCGGCGGAGATGAATTCCTAGTCCTGATCAGGAAAATAAGAGAAGTAAAAGACGCCTCGAAGGTCGCGGGAAATATCCTCAACACGATCCGCATGCCTTTCTACCTGAAAAGGGGAGACAAGTCGATTCCCGCCGTCAACGTGGGTGTCAGCATCGGGATTGTCTTTATCTCCGAAGGCGAAAAAGATGTCAACGAGCTGACAAAAAAAGCCGACCTGGCTATGTACGGCTCCAAAAACGCCGGAAAAAACCGTTACACCTTTTACTCTGAAGAAATGGTGCAGAAGATAAACGAGCGATGGGAACTGGAACAGGGCTTGAAAAAAGCCATGGCGGGAAACGAGCTGGAAGTCCACTATCAGCCCATTGTCGGAAGTTCAGGAAATATCCGCGGACTGGAAGCTCTCCTTCGATGGTATCATCCGGTCATGGGGCTCATTCCCCCGGATAAATTCATTCCCATTGCCGAGGAGACGGACCTGATCGTTCCCATAGGAACCTGGGTACTGGAAAAAAGCTGTCAGGATATTACAGAGTGGAACAATAACGGTTATGAAAACCTTTATGTCACGGTGAATTTTTCTACGAAGCAATTTGAACAGCCCGATATTATCGATACGATAACCCATGTGATCGAGCGGACAGGATGCAATCCCTCCAACCTGAAAATCGAGCTGACCGAAACGGGAATCATGCAGGCTCCGGACGAAACCATAAAAAAAATGAATTTGCTGAAAAGCGAAATTCCGGAGATCGAAATTCTGATTGATGATTTCGGCACCGGTTATTCCTCTCTCAGCTACCTGGCCAACCTCCCTACGGATATCCTTAAAATCGATCTCTCCTTCGTTTCGAAACTGCACGACCCGAACAACAGGAAAGTTGTCAACTCCATCATCAACCTTGCCGAATCCCTTGAAATGGATTATGTGACAGAGGGGATCGAATCGGAAGTGGAACTCGCCTTCTTTCAGGATAAAAAATGCGAAAGGATGCAGGGCTATTATTTCAGTCATCCGGTCAGTAAAGATGAGATTGTAAAGCTGCTTAAAGCGTCGTCGCTTCCATTGAAAGAATAG